The following are encoded in a window of Helicobacter sp. 'house sparrow 1' genomic DNA:
- a CDS encoding MoaD/ThiS family protein gives MAYVEFLGPIGIDSRKIDAKDLKELKEKLQQIPEVREWLPISAVALNDNIIDSLDEKLNDTDKVVILPPVCGG, from the coding sequence TGTCGAATTTTTGGGTCCCATTGGGATAGATTCTAGAAAAATTGATGCAAAAGATTTAAAAGAATTAAAAGAGAAATTGCAACAAATACCCGAAGTAAGGGAATGGCTTCCTATCAGTGCAGTTGCACTAAATGATAACATTATTGATTCTTTGGATGAAAAATTAAATGATACTGATAAAGTGGTAATTTTACCTCCTGTTTGTGGTGGATAA